In Streptomyces longhuiensis, the following proteins share a genomic window:
- a CDS encoding APC family permease, with protein MTELIPPENTRQAPGAGRRTLGVLPLVGIFFFTVSGGPFGLEASLSSAGPGMTVLMIVLVPVVFGVPNALVAAELSAAIPVDGGYYYWTKIALGRGAAFVFGAWNSIGSVLNLALYPILLVDYLATWVPDIARGKGLVIVDLFHGGFVVDLHWIVTVALIVPMAYLNYRGSKAVSEYSVGMMLLILAPFAVLTVLGIWHAVGNGINVLSPFMVPGQSAHSSVAGALSVIVWLYLGFDGPSTVLGEVADAHRTYTRALAISVPLIITAYLLPTIAAIGSGLHRGSPADWAQGDFIVAGDALGGIWLKVLISLGSALSLVGLFMAILLTSTRVPRALAADAYLPRWMARDSRRFNTPVGALLASTTVVVVLSAVDFSSILRATVLLTLASILLEFVAFLVLRWRYPQMLRPVRVPGGWPGAVLVVVLPTAMIVYLAWSTAVDEAATFGTSLALALLAVLLYPLCRRFVKGDRPDADIDSSQVELGPDRFAGFGSRKAGV; from the coding sequence ATGACCGAACTGATCCCGCCGGAAAACACACGGCAGGCGCCCGGGGCGGGCAGACGCACGCTCGGCGTGCTGCCCCTGGTCGGAATCTTCTTCTTCACAGTGTCCGGAGGCCCCTTCGGGCTCGAAGCGTCACTCTCCAGCGCCGGTCCGGGCATGACCGTGCTGATGATCGTCCTGGTGCCGGTGGTCTTCGGCGTACCGAACGCGCTGGTGGCAGCGGAGTTGAGTGCCGCGATACCGGTCGACGGCGGCTACTACTACTGGACGAAGATCGCGCTCGGCAGAGGTGCGGCATTCGTGTTCGGGGCCTGGAACTCGATCGGGTCGGTGCTGAACCTCGCCCTCTACCCGATCCTGCTGGTCGACTACCTGGCCACCTGGGTCCCGGACATCGCCCGCGGGAAGGGGCTGGTGATCGTGGACCTGTTCCACGGCGGTTTCGTCGTGGACCTGCACTGGATCGTCACCGTCGCCCTCATCGTCCCGATGGCGTACCTGAACTACCGCGGCTCCAAGGCGGTGAGCGAGTACTCGGTCGGGATGATGCTGCTGATCCTCGCACCGTTCGCGGTGCTGACGGTCCTGGGCATCTGGCATGCGGTCGGCAACGGGATCAACGTGCTCTCGCCCTTCATGGTGCCGGGGCAGAGCGCCCACTCGTCGGTGGCCGGCGCGCTCAGCGTGATCGTGTGGCTGTACCTCGGCTTCGACGGCCCCAGCACCGTGCTGGGCGAGGTCGCCGACGCGCACCGGACCTACACCCGGGCCCTGGCCATCTCGGTTCCGCTGATCATCACCGCCTACCTGCTGCCCACCATCGCCGCCATCGGCAGCGGGCTGCACCGGGGCTCGCCCGCCGACTGGGCCCAGGGCGACTTCATCGTGGCCGGCGACGCCCTGGGCGGAATCTGGCTGAAGGTGCTGATCTCCCTGGGATCGGCGCTCTCCCTGGTGGGGCTGTTCATGGCGATCCTGCTGACGAGCACCCGGGTCCCGCGGGCGCTCGCCGCGGACGCGTACCTGCCGCGCTGGATGGCCCGGGACAGCAGACGGTTCAACACGCCGGTGGGTGCGCTGCTGGCGAGCACCACAGTCGTCGTCGTGCTCTCCGCCGTCGACTTCAGCTCGATCCTGAGGGCCACGGTGCTGCTCACCCTGGCCTCGATCCTGCTGGAATTCGTGGCCTTCCTGGTCCTGCGCTGGAGATATCCGCAGATGCTCCGGCCGGTTCGGGTCCCCGGCGGCTGGCCCGGCGCGGTCCTGGTCGTCGTGCTGCCCACAGCGATGATCGTGTACCTGGCGTGGAGTACGGCGGTCGACGAGGCCGCGACGTTCGGCACGAGTCTCGCGTTGGCGCTGCTGGCTGTGCTGCTGTACCCGCTGTGCCGTCGGTTCGTCAAAGGCGACCGGCCGGACGCGGATATCGACTCCTCCCAAGTCGAGCTGGGTCCGGACCGGTTCGCGGGGTTCGGTTCGCGGAAGGCGGGCGTCTGA
- a CDS encoding serine hydrolase domain-containing protein has product MEVQRVLFGLAEQLRTWWPVPGIAISVVDGTGESAFVTAGFANAESMAPVSRRTRFEIGSISKTFTAFLLGILADEGKVDLDAAVADHLPWFAPNGGSRAITVRHLLQHTSGLVAGADALPDAAARGYALRDARTWAEPGELFHYSNEGYNLLGLIVEQVTGQSLADAMAGRLLRPLGMRDSAARITHEDIAELATGYRFLRDDRPPLPSAPLAPAGFFEYSAADGSVLATACDLGQFARMLLGRGTLDGTRIIGPERFRQIITVPAGEVSSGYALGVDVEIIDGHTWLTHAGGMVGYRSYLAADTDGGHGVAVLTNAPGECQIIDRFARHVLDVVQGAPADPALFDPERIPDAQRYVGIHGTTPRQIRVEATGDDRLSLTSDEVSGRLYDAGDGRLVCDHPGWSAYHHCLDGRWLYGPESLGPSLSAPTAPSHALAGHYRSYTPWYPSFSIVQRAGRLHMIAATGVEAPRDEPELVPLDDGTFRIGADPRLPERLTPGPALDGAVLWVDLDGCRYTRSFRDQSEPR; this is encoded by the coding sequence ATGGAGGTGCAACGGGTGCTCTTTGGGCTTGCGGAGCAGTTGCGGACCTGGTGGCCGGTGCCGGGAATCGCGATCAGCGTCGTCGATGGGACCGGCGAGTCCGCGTTCGTCACCGCAGGATTCGCGAACGCGGAGTCTATGGCGCCGGTCTCCCGTCGCACGCGGTTCGAGATCGGTTCCATCAGCAAGACCTTCACCGCCTTCCTGCTCGGCATACTGGCGGACGAGGGGAAGGTGGACCTCGACGCGGCGGTCGCCGACCACCTGCCCTGGTTCGCCCCGAACGGCGGCTCCCGCGCGATCACCGTCCGGCACCTCCTGCAGCACACCTCCGGCCTGGTGGCCGGGGCCGACGCGCTGCCCGATGCCGCCGCACGCGGCTACGCGCTACGCGATGCGCGGACCTGGGCCGAACCAGGCGAGCTGTTCCACTACTCCAACGAGGGCTACAACCTGCTGGGCTTGATCGTCGAGCAGGTGACGGGGCAATCGCTGGCGGACGCCATGGCCGGACGGCTGCTGCGGCCCCTGGGCATGCGCGACTCGGCGGCGCGGATCACTCACGAGGACATCGCCGAACTCGCCACCGGGTACCGGTTCCTGCGCGACGACCGCCCACCGCTGCCGTCGGCCCCGCTCGCGCCGGCCGGCTTCTTCGAGTACTCGGCGGCCGACGGGAGCGTGCTGGCAACCGCCTGCGACCTGGGCCAGTTCGCCCGCATGCTGCTGGGCCGGGGCACCCTGGACGGCACCAGGATCATAGGTCCCGAGCGGTTCCGACAGATCATCACGGTGCCTGCCGGCGAGGTCAGTTCCGGCTACGCGCTCGGCGTGGACGTGGAAATCATCGACGGCCACACCTGGCTGACGCACGCCGGCGGGATGGTCGGATACCGCTCGTACCTCGCCGCCGACACCGACGGCGGGCACGGTGTCGCCGTGCTGACCAACGCACCCGGCGAGTGCCAGATCATCGACCGCTTCGCCCGCCATGTGCTCGACGTCGTCCAGGGAGCCCCGGCGGACCCGGCACTGTTCGACCCGGAGCGGATCCCCGACGCCCAGCGCTACGTCGGGATCCACGGAACGACGCCGCGTCAGATCCGCGTCGAGGCCACGGGCGACGACCGTCTCTCGCTCACCTCGGACGAGGTGAGCGGCAGGCTGTACGACGCGGGGGACGGGCGGCTGGTGTGCGATCACCCAGGATGGTCCGCCTACCACCACTGTCTGGACGGACGCTGGCTCTACGGACCCGAGTCACTGGGCCCCAGCCTCTCCGCGCCGACCGCCCCCTCGCATGCACTCGCAGGTCACTACCGGAGCTACACCCCCTGGTATCCCAGCTTCAGCATCGTGCAGCGGGCGGGACGACTCCACATGATCGCCGCGACCGGCGTGGAGGCGCCCCGCGACGAACCGGAACTCGTCCCGCTCGACGACGGGACGTTCCGCATCGGAGCCGACCCCCGGCTGCCGGAGCGCCTGACGCCCGGCCCCGCCCTGGACGGCGCGGTGCTCTGGGTGGACCTGGACGGGTGCCGCTACACGCGCTCGTTCCGGGATCAGTCAGAGCCTCGGTAG
- a CDS encoding helix-turn-helix domain-containing protein has product MRESGVRGHLPVRQLVDNIGPALLRLVQEGTGSGGPLTDIAIHAPGAPAQLGPGCVVLGVGVTTEAELRELTAAMRQAGAEVLAVKAPVPPSAHDELTIIEVNRDASWMHVATTVREQLLEYARTRVRSAGSGAELFALANAVYESVGAPVTIEDRFSALVAWSEGQDRTDSERIETILGRAVHQRTLAEQRERQEFERLHASTEPVYMEATGADQLARLAIAVRAGSDVVGYIWAAVTGPLHEAATARLREFAPVVALQLVGLRTETSYARRQRGELAAAVLGGAADPVEASRLQLGSGPVCVLAAAPRLAGSTGSDALDAAGLRRFADTLEYFLAAVHPRSALVAGTGAVYVLAAWPPEHATALESAVALARDFLARTPLAGDYVVAVGGPAESMGRIADVRAQADAALRALRHPAVRGPAVRTVEDMALAVLLLHLADATEALGLPDAGGALHRLRQEEGQDGPLAATLAAYLAAAGATDTAAEALHIHPNTMRYRLRRIREVCGLDFADADAMLLAHLQLRVRELRTAAYRGSD; this is encoded by the coding sequence ATGCGGGAGTCCGGCGTTCGGGGGCACCTGCCCGTCCGTCAGCTCGTGGACAACATCGGCCCGGCGCTGCTGCGCCTGGTCCAGGAGGGGACCGGCAGCGGCGGGCCGCTGACCGATATCGCCATCCATGCCCCGGGTGCGCCGGCACAGCTCGGACCCGGGTGCGTGGTGCTGGGGGTCGGCGTGACCACGGAGGCCGAGCTGCGCGAGCTGACCGCGGCCATGCGGCAGGCCGGCGCGGAGGTGCTGGCGGTGAAGGCCCCGGTGCCGCCGTCGGCCCACGACGAGCTGACGATCATCGAGGTCAACCGAGACGCGTCCTGGATGCACGTGGCGACGACCGTCCGTGAGCAGCTGCTCGAGTACGCGAGGACGCGCGTGCGCTCGGCCGGCAGCGGCGCAGAGCTGTTCGCCCTGGCGAACGCGGTCTATGAGAGCGTCGGGGCCCCGGTCACCATCGAGGACCGCTTCTCCGCGCTGGTCGCCTGGTCGGAGGGGCAGGACCGGACCGACTCCGAGCGGATCGAGACCATCCTGGGGCGGGCCGTGCACCAGCGGACGCTCGCCGAACAGCGCGAGCGTCAGGAGTTCGAGCGGCTCCATGCCAGCACCGAACCGGTGTACATGGAGGCGACCGGGGCGGATCAGCTGGCCAGGCTGGCGATCGCGGTCCGGGCCGGTTCGGACGTCGTCGGCTACATCTGGGCCGCCGTCACCGGGCCGCTCCACGAGGCGGCCACAGCCCGGCTGCGTGAATTCGCGCCCGTGGTCGCGCTGCAGCTGGTCGGCCTGCGCACGGAGACCAGTTACGCCCGCCGCCAGCGCGGCGAGCTGGCCGCCGCGGTACTCGGCGGGGCGGCCGACCCGGTGGAGGCGAGCCGGCTGCAGCTGGGCTCCGGCCCGGTCTGCGTTCTGGCCGCGGCCCCGCGGCTGGCCGGGAGCACGGGCTCCGACGCGCTGGACGCCGCCGGGCTGCGCCGGTTCGCGGACACGCTGGAGTACTTCCTGGCGGCCGTGCACCCCCGTTCAGCGCTGGTGGCGGGCACCGGAGCGGTGTACGTACTGGCTGCCTGGCCTCCGGAACACGCTACGGCGCTGGAGTCGGCCGTGGCCCTGGCGCGCGATTTCCTCGCGCGGACCCCGCTGGCCGGTGACTACGTGGTCGCCGTCGGCGGCCCGGCCGAATCGATGGGCCGGATCGCCGACGTACGGGCCCAGGCGGACGCCGCGCTGCGGGCGCTGCGGCACCCGGCCGTCCGCGGACCGGCCGTGCGCACCGTGGAGGACATGGCGCTGGCGGTGCTGCTGCTGCACCTCGCCGACGCGACCGAGGCGCTCGGCCTGCCGGACGCCGGCGGCGCGCTGCACCGGCTGCGCCAGGAAGAGGGCCAGGACGGTCCGCTGGCGGCGACCCTGGCCGCCTATCTCGCCGCCGCGGGAGCCACCGACACCGCGGCGGAGGCCCTGCACATCCACCCCAACACCATGCGCTACCGGCTGCGCCGTATCCGCGAGGTCTGCGGGCTGGACTTCGCCGATGCCGACGCGATGCTGCTCGCGCACCTCCAGCTCCGGGTGCGCGAGCTGCGCACGGCCGCCTACCGAGGCTCTGACTGA
- a CDS encoding cofilin family protein encodes MTTAISVEDRCIDAFNNLRRSRHITTVLYRLNDSLDTLTLDFEGNLTHDELLKVLPSDPRVVAYGLHFADRDGSRKEAIVLISWSPQGTSSEQQTAQAAGYSALKNQLDGVDLTIEATSRSDLDYNHLVRIART; translated from the coding sequence GTGACCACTGCCATCTCAGTGGAAGACCGCTGTATCGACGCATTCAACAACCTCAGGAGAAGCCGGCACATCACCACCGTGCTGTACCGGCTCAACGACAGCCTGGACACCCTCACTCTGGACTTCGAAGGGAATCTGACCCACGACGAACTCCTCAAAGTCCTGCCGTCCGATCCCCGAGTCGTGGCCTATGGGCTGCACTTCGCCGACCGGGACGGCAGCCGCAAAGAGGCGATCGTGCTGATCTCCTGGTCCCCCCAGGGCACCAGTTCCGAGCAGCAGACAGCACAGGCCGCCGGCTACAGCGCTCTCAAAAACCAGCTCGACGGCGTCGACCTTACGATCGAAGCCACGAGCCGGTCGGATCTGGACTACAACCACCTCGTCCGCATCGCCCGGACCTGA
- a CDS encoding PQQ-dependent sugar dehydrogenase, with protein sequence MLGVGVAVAGSSSAQARTQAPQRAAATAAASSDFQQVTLAKGPDQVGEPMGLAVLPDGSALHSSRDGTLYRTTLDGLTDVAAKLAVYTHDEDGLQTIAIDPHFAQNHQVYVYYAPRLDTPMTDAPESGTAADFAPYKGYNQLSRFTFTGGKLDLSSEQKIMRVNTDRGQCCHVAGDMHFDGDGNLLLSTGDDSNPFASDGYAPIDRRPERNPVFDNERSTANTNDLRGKLLRIKVHNDGTYTTPNGNLFPKGTPKTRPEVYAMGFRNPFRFNVDKKTGVVYLADYGPDAGSADPKRGPENTIEYNRITKAGNFGWPYCIGNNTPYIQYDFATGTSGKPFDCAHPVNDAPLNTGLKDLPPAQPAWIWNHYAGNPLFPQLGGQGAPMAGPVYNYDSALNSQVKFPKSYDGKFFAYEFGAHWIKPITSDSSGKIQSIDTLTDGNDWAHLVEPIDTEFGPDGSLYVLDYGSAWFGGSLDAGLYKIEYAPGNKAPTAAIETDTSSGKNPLTVKFDGTSSTDPENDALTYAWDFDNDGKTDSTDATPSFTYTTNGQYHAKLTVSDPSGRTGVAATLVTVGNSAPVLSFSQPPNGLTFKDGDQVAWKIDASDPDGTPVDCSKVQVNYSLGHDMHSHNLSQATGCSGTFTMTTAGHTDADDFYAILSASYTDSSPTDGVPDLTGTTQIVLQPKGRQAEFYRTQSGVQTSSDANAQGNEAVESINNGDWIEFDPYDLQGVNKIDFRAASSSTGGTIEVHTDAPDGPLAGTATVGDTSGAYTTISTPVTDPGGTHKLYFAFKGGSGDLFNLDSFTMN encoded by the coding sequence GTGCTCGGCGTGGGGGTCGCGGTGGCCGGATCGTCGTCCGCGCAGGCGCGGACCCAGGCACCGCAAAGAGCGGCTGCGACCGCCGCTGCGTCGTCCGACTTCCAGCAGGTCACCCTCGCCAAGGGACCGGACCAGGTGGGCGAGCCCATGGGACTGGCGGTGCTGCCCGACGGCAGCGCGCTGCACAGCTCCCGCGACGGCACGCTCTACCGAACGACCCTCGACGGACTCACCGACGTGGCGGCGAAGCTGGCGGTCTACACCCATGACGAGGACGGGTTGCAGACCATCGCGATCGACCCGCACTTCGCCCAGAACCATCAGGTCTATGTGTATTACGCGCCGCGGCTCGACACCCCCATGACCGACGCCCCGGAGAGCGGAACGGCCGCCGACTTCGCGCCCTACAAGGGCTACAACCAGCTGTCCCGGTTCACCTTCACCGGCGGCAAGCTGGACCTGTCGAGCGAGCAGAAGATCATGCGTGTCAACACCGACCGAGGGCAGTGCTGCCACGTCGCGGGCGACATGCACTTCGACGGTGACGGCAACCTGCTGCTGAGCACCGGCGACGACTCCAACCCGTTCGCCTCCGACGGCTACGCCCCCATCGACCGGCGGCCGGAACGCAACCCTGTCTTCGACAACGAGCGTTCCACGGCCAACACCAACGACCTGCGGGGCAAGCTTTTGCGGATCAAGGTGCACAACGACGGCACCTACACGACCCCGAACGGCAACCTGTTCCCCAAGGGCACCCCCAAGACCCGTCCAGAGGTCTACGCGATGGGCTTCCGCAACCCCTTCCGGTTCAACGTCGACAAGAAGACCGGCGTCGTCTACCTGGCCGACTACGGTCCGGACGCAGGTAGTGCGGACCCAAAACGCGGGCCGGAGAACACCATCGAGTACAACCGGATCACCAAGGCCGGCAACTTCGGATGGCCGTACTGCATCGGCAACAACACGCCGTACATCCAGTACGACTTCGCCACCGGGACATCCGGGAAGCCGTTCGACTGCGCCCACCCGGTGAACGACGCTCCCCTGAACACCGGCCTGAAGGACCTGCCGCCGGCCCAGCCGGCCTGGATCTGGAACCACTACGCGGGCAACCCGCTCTTCCCCCAGCTCGGCGGGCAGGGCGCACCGATGGCCGGACCCGTGTACAACTACGACTCGGCGCTGAACTCCCAGGTCAAGTTCCCCAAGAGCTATGACGGGAAGTTCTTCGCCTACGAGTTCGGCGCCCACTGGATCAAGCCGATCACGTCCGACAGCAGCGGAAAGATCCAGTCGATCGACACCTTGACCGACGGCAACGACTGGGCCCACCTGGTCGAGCCCATCGACACCGAGTTCGGGCCGGACGGATCGCTGTACGTGCTCGACTACGGCAGCGCGTGGTTCGGCGGCTCCCTGGACGCCGGGCTCTACAAAATCGAATACGCGCCGGGCAACAAGGCACCGACCGCGGCGATCGAGACGGACACCTCATCGGGCAAGAACCCATTGACGGTCAAGTTCGACGGCACGAGCTCGACCGACCCCGAGAACGACGCTCTCACCTATGCGTGGGATTTCGACAACGACGGCAAGACCGACTCCACGGATGCCACCCCGTCGTTTACCTACACCACAAACGGCCAGTACCACGCCAAGCTCACGGTCAGCGACCCGAGCGGCAGAACCGGTGTCGCCGCCACCCTGGTCACGGTGGGCAACTCCGCGCCGGTACTGTCCTTCTCCCAACCGCCCAACGGGCTGACGTTCAAGGACGGGGACCAGGTCGCGTGGAAGATCGACGCGAGCGACCCGGACGGCACCCCGGTGGACTGCTCCAAGGTCCAGGTCAACTACTCGCTCGGTCATGACATGCACTCCCACAACCTCTCGCAGGCGACAGGGTGCAGCGGTACGTTCACCATGACGACGGCGGGCCACACCGATGCCGACGACTTCTACGCCATCCTCTCCGCGAGCTACACCGACTCCTCCCCGACCGACGGGGTACCGGACCTCACCGGCACGACACAGATCGTCCTGCAGCCCAAGGGCCGGCAGGCGGAGTTCTACCGCACGCAGTCCGGCGTGCAGACGAGCTCCGACGCCAACGCCCAGGGCAACGAGGCGGTCGAGTCGATCAACAATGGTGACTGGATCGAGTTCGACCCGTACGACCTCCAGGGTGTGAACAAGATCGACTTCCGGGCCGCGTCGAGCAGTACCGGCGGCACCATCGAGGTCCACACCGACGCGCCCGACGGCCCGCTGGCCGGCACGGCGACGGTCGGCGACACCTCCGGCGCCTACACGACGATCAGCACACCGGTGACCGACCCGGGCGGAACACACAAGCTGTACTTCGCCTTCAAGGGCGGAAGCGGCGATCTGTTCAACCTGGACTCCTTCACAATGAACTGA
- a CDS encoding sugar phosphate isomerase/epimerase family protein — protein sequence MGQFTPDFDRRGFLRAAAAGTVAIGAASVAGALPASAQTLAPDTAAHGASLSIPKDAIGIQLYSVRDKVSDLGFRVVFEELSRMGYKEVEFAGYTQNTSILGRQITLQEIRTLLDDNGLRAIGSHIGIGAFRSNLQQELDNAEILGMPNIGTPNAPSDTPTVAGYQAAAEEFNGWGQAASARGLKLYQHNHWSEWAFAQDQPQVRLYDVFLHNTEPAHVYLEMDVYWAFVGQFRYPGFDPAAYVRGHPYRYTLFHMKDGKSDPNADDGYDMTEFGAGDMRYQRFIHAIGPFGNHHGIWEQDTAPGTQPDPPGSLGAAQRSYTALADLLS from the coding sequence ATGGGTCAGTTCACACCCGACTTCGACCGCAGAGGCTTCCTGCGTGCGGCAGCCGCCGGCACCGTGGCCATCGGTGCGGCGTCCGTCGCAGGCGCGCTCCCCGCGTCCGCGCAGACGCTCGCCCCGGACACCGCGGCCCATGGCGCCAGCTTGAGCATTCCGAAGGACGCCATCGGCATCCAGCTCTACAGCGTCCGCGACAAGGTCTCCGACCTCGGTTTCCGTGTCGTCTTCGAGGAACTGTCACGGATGGGCTACAAGGAGGTCGAGTTCGCCGGCTACACCCAGAACACCTCCATCCTCGGCCGGCAGATCACCCTCCAGGAGATCCGCACGCTGCTCGACGACAACGGCCTGCGAGCCATCGGCAGCCACATCGGCATCGGAGCCTTCCGCAGCAATCTGCAGCAGGAGCTCGACAACGCCGAGATCCTGGGCATGCCGAACATCGGGACCCCGAACGCCCCCTCGGACACCCCGACGGTCGCCGGGTACCAGGCGGCCGCGGAGGAGTTCAACGGTTGGGGTCAGGCCGCGTCGGCGCGTGGACTCAAGCTGTACCAGCACAACCACTGGTCCGAGTGGGCCTTCGCCCAGGACCAGCCGCAGGTGCGTCTGTACGACGTCTTCCTGCACAACACCGAGCCCGCCCACGTCTACCTCGAGATGGACGTCTACTGGGCCTTCGTCGGCCAGTTCCGCTACCCCGGCTTTGACCCCGCGGCCTATGTGCGGGGGCACCCCTACCGGTACACGCTGTTCCACATGAAGGACGGCAAGTCCGACCCCAACGCCGATGACGGCTACGACATGACCGAGTTCGGCGCCGGTGACATGCGCTACCAGCGGTTCATCCACGCGATCGGTCCGTTCGGCAACCACCACGGCATCTGGGAGCAGGACACCGCCCCCGGCACCCAGCCCGACCCGCCCGGCTCGCTGGGGGCCGCGCAGCGTAGTTACACCGCGCTCGCCGACCTGCTTTCCTGA
- a CDS encoding ThuA domain-containing protein yields the protein MSRRGIVALLSAAALALPLAATSATTAHAASPAFKVLVFSKTTGYRHDSIPDGIAAVEKLGQENGFTVDATEDATQFNDANLAKYQSVVFISTTGDPLDQQSEKDAFQHYIENGGGFVGIHAAADSGYTWSWYGGLVGAYFLDHPSIQQATVNVAGRGTPATKDLPNRWTRTDEWYNYRSNPRSAVRVLATLDERTYNPVGYSGGSMGADHPIAWCHPYDGGRSFYTGMGHTKESYTDPLFLSHILGGIKMTAGAAKFNCDPESTD from the coding sequence ATGTCCCGTAGAGGTATCGTTGCGCTGCTGTCGGCGGCCGCTCTGGCCCTGCCGCTCGCGGCCACCAGCGCCACCACCGCACACGCCGCTTCACCGGCGTTCAAAGTGCTGGTGTTCTCCAAGACCACCGGCTACCGGCACGACTCCATCCCCGACGGCATCGCGGCCGTCGAGAAGCTCGGCCAGGAGAACGGCTTCACGGTGGACGCCACCGAGGACGCCACCCAATTCAACGACGCAAACCTGGCGAAGTACCAGTCGGTCGTCTTCATCTCCACCACCGGCGACCCGCTGGACCAGCAGTCCGAGAAGGACGCCTTCCAGCACTACATCGAGAACGGCGGCGGCTTCGTCGGCATCCACGCCGCCGCCGACTCCGGGTACACCTGGTCCTGGTACGGCGGCCTGGTCGGCGCGTACTTCCTGGACCACCCGTCGATCCAGCAGGCGACCGTGAACGTCGCGGGCCGGGGCACTCCCGCCACCAAGGACCTGCCGAACCGCTGGACCCGCACCGACGAGTGGTACAACTACCGCTCCAACCCCCGCTCCGCCGTGCGCGTCCTGGCCACGTTGGACGAGAGGACGTACAACCCGGTCGGCTACTCCGGCGGCTCGATGGGCGCCGACCACCCCATCGCGTGGTGCCACCCCTACGACGGCGGCCGGTCCTTCTACACCGGCATGGGCCACACGAAGGAGAGCTACACCGACCCGCTGTTCCTGTCGCACATTCTCGGCGGCATCAAGATGACGGCCGGTGCGGCGAAGTTCAACTGCGACCCCGAAAGCACCGACTGA
- a CDS encoding SDR family NAD(P)-dependent oxidoreductase: MGQRRVVVSGGGTGIGRAVAEVFAADGDHVVLIGRREGPLEKAAAELDAAHGAGTASWVAADLSDPSQARTAVEFCTAGGAQVDVVVANAGGNVAPAHDGTLEGIADSFRRNFEANVLTAVLLTEGLLPHLTRPGGRIIQMSSIAALRGPGSYGGSKATVNTYTVDLAQKLGSQGITVNAVAPGFVADTEFFGDRATPEFVAARTKQSLTGQAGRPSDIAAAVHYVASPEAAYMTAQIVHVNGGAALGR, from the coding sequence GTGGGGCAGCGCAGGGTCGTGGTGTCGGGTGGCGGTACGGGGATCGGGCGGGCGGTGGCCGAGGTCTTTGCGGCGGACGGCGACCACGTCGTCCTCATCGGGCGGCGCGAGGGGCCCCTGGAGAAGGCCGCCGCAGAGCTCGACGCCGCGCACGGTGCGGGAACGGCCTCCTGGGTCGCCGCCGATCTGAGCGATCCCAGCCAGGCCCGCACAGCCGTGGAGTTCTGCACCGCGGGCGGCGCGCAGGTCGACGTGGTCGTCGCCAACGCCGGCGGCAACGTCGCACCGGCCCACGACGGCACCCTCGAAGGCATCGCGGACAGCTTCCGCCGCAACTTCGAGGCCAACGTGCTCACCGCCGTGCTGCTCACCGAAGGGCTGCTGCCGCACCTCACCCGGCCCGGCGGCCGGATCATCCAGATGTCGTCCATCGCCGCGCTGCGCGGCCCCGGTTCGTACGGCGGCTCCAAGGCCACCGTCAACACCTACACCGTCGACCTGGCGCAGAAGCTCGGCTCGCAGGGCATCACCGTGAACGCGGTCGCTCCAGGCTTCGTCGCCGACACCGAGTTCTTCGGCGACCGGGCCACGCCCGAGTTCGTCGCCGCCCGGACCAAGCAGTCGCTGACCGGCCAGGCGGGCCGGCCCTCGGACATCGCCGCCGCGGTGCACTACGTGGCGTCACCTGAAGCGGCGTACATGACGGCGCAGATCGTGCATGTGAACGGAGGGGCAGCGCTGGGGCGTTGA